TCAATTCCGACGCCGCCATCTACGGCGGCAGCAACCAGGGCAATGCCGGCATCATCCTCGCCACGAACAAACCCTGGCACGGCTGCCCGGCCTCGGCCGCGATCACAATTCCCCCCTTGGGCGCTTTGCTGCTCAAAGCGGAAACCTGAAACGCTCGCTGGTTCTTTAAACTGAAAGCCCTTGACATTGGCATCGCTTGTGTCTAAAAAATGGTTTCAGCCAAAATTCTGAATGCAGAAACAAACATACATTATATTCCAAATCGAGCCGTCATCACATGCAGGAAATTCGCTTTCATGGCCGCGGCGGCCAAGGCGCGGTCATCGCTTCCCGGGTTCTGGCCCAGGCGCTCTTCTATGAAGGCCTTCATGCCCAGTCCTTTCCCACCTTCGGCGCCGAGCGCCGGGGCGCCCCGGTCGCCGCTTTCGTTCGCGCCGATGATCATTTCATCAACCTTCGCAGTCAGGTTACCGAACCGGATTTTGTCGTGGTGATGGCGGCCCGACTGATTGAAGCCGTTTCGGTCACCGCCGGGCTCAAAACCACCGGCATCATCCTCATTAACAGCGATCTTGAACCCAAGGCCGCACAAAAGTTCCACCCTGGGTTGCAGAAACTGGCCACGGAACAAATAATCACCATCAACCTGAGTCAAATCGCCCTTGAATTCGGACTGGGCAACCAAATCATGCCCCTGATCAACGCGCCGGTGCTCGGAGCCCTGGCCCGAATCAGCCGCCTGGTCGAACCGGCCAGCCTGATCAAGGCTCTGCCTCATTTTATTCCGAGCCGCCTGGACGACAATCGTCAGGCCCTGCTCAAGGCCTACACAACCGTAATATAGAAGATCTGTTTAATCATGAATCAGCTTAAATATGTGACGGCCATAAAAAACGGGGACTTTACCGGTCTGCCCATTTCCTCGACCTCGACCGCGGTAAACCTTACCGGCAGCTGGAAATTTTTTCGTCCGCGGCTGGCGGCCAAGGAATCACCCTGTCGCCTGGCCTGTCCTTTAAACATTCCGATTGCCGCCTGGCTGGATGATTTACAGAAAAACCGGCCCGACCTGGCCCTGCGGCGTCTGCGTGACTACAATCCGCTGCCGGCCGTCACTGGCCGGGTTTGCCCGCATTTTTGCCGGGAGGCCTGCAATCGCGGCGACTTCGACGAAGCCGTGCGCATCGGCGACCTTGAGCGTTATCTTGGTGATCTGGGCCTTGAACATGACTATGCCCCCGCTCCCTCGCCGGGAAAGGAAAGAGTCGCGGTCGTCGGCTGCGGTCCGGCCGGTCTCGGGGCCGCGGTTTTCCTCGCCCGGCGAGGGATCAAGGTTACAATTTTCGAGAAAGGCCCGGCTCCCGGCGGCCTGTTGCGCTCAGCGATTCCGGCTTACCGCCTACCCCGGGAAATACTTGAGCGCGAGCTTGCCGTTCTCTTGCGCGACCTGCCGCTCGAAATCATCTGCAATCGCGAAATCAGAGCCACCGACCGGGAGCGCCTGGAACGGGAATACGACCAGGTAATCTGGGCTCCGGGACTGCAGGTTTCCCGCAAAGACGAGGCCTGGCCCGATGATCCGCGCCTGACCGGCGCGCTTGAGATGCTGGCCGCCATTAATGCCGGGGCCGCGATCGGCGGCGATGATTTTATTATTATCGGCGGCGGCAATGCCGCTCTGGACACGGCCCGCTGTTTGCTCCGGCTCGGGAAAAAGGCCGAAATCATTTATCGGCGCAAACTGGCCGAAATGCCGGCTTACGCCGAGGAGCAACGCCAGGCTAAAGAAGAAGGCGTGGTGATTCACGACGAGACCCTGGTCGGCAAGATCGACCCGACTGCGACAAAACTTCGCCTCAGTCTGCATCAGGCGCGACCTGACAAAAATCGGATAAACTGCGGCCCCTGGCTGAGGGACATCGAGGTTGACGGCCTGATCGCCGCCATCGGCCAGGGCAGTGATCTTGAAATCAGCGGAACGCACCCGGTAATCAGCGCCGGTGATTTCGCCCACGGAGCGGCTTCCGTCGCGAAGGCGCTGGCTTCCGGGCGGCGGGCGGCGGAAACCGTATTGCGAAGACTGGGCCGGTCATTCGACGACGAGAATCAACCAGGCGAAACGGCTGTCGTCACCAGCCGCGAGCAGCTTCATCTTGACTACTTCAGCCATGCACCCGCCATTTCGCCCCAGGAACTTGCTCCCCGGCGCAGACTTGATAATTTCTGCGAAATCAGCCAAACCCTGACGGCCGAGCAGGCCGCGGCGGAAAACCGGCGCTGTTTTCATTGCGGCATCTGCACCGCCTGCGGCATCTGCTGGTTTTTCTGTCCGGATGTCGCCATCGCCTTCGACCGCGAAGCCCCAGACCCTAACTTACGGGTACTCTTTGACGAAGATCACTGCAAAGGCTGCGGTCAATGCGCCACGGTCTGCCCACGCGGGGTTATCGAGATGGAGGAGGATCACTGAGCATGCAGCAGGAAGCCATTCTTTTAGGCAGTGACGCCGTCGCCCACGGGGTGCGCCTCTGCCGTCCCGAAGTGATTTCGGCCTATCCGATCACCCCCCAGACCCATATCATCGAAACCCTTTCCGAAATGGTTGACCGCGGAGATTTGCACAGCGAGTTCATCAAGGTCGAATCGGAGATGTCGGCCATCGCGGCGGTGCTCGGCTCGGTTTCTGCCGGAAGCCGTTCCTTTACCGCCAGCAGCTCTCAGGGACTCGCCATGATGCACGAGATTCTGCACTGGTACGCCGGAGCCCGGCTGCCCCTGGTGCTGGTCAACGCCAACCGGGCCCTGGGCGCTCCCTGGAATATCTGGAGCGATCAAAGCGACAGTTTTTCCCAGCGCGACACCGGCTGGCTGCAGATCTACTGCGAGACCTCTCAGGAAGCCCTGGACAGCATCGTCATCGCCTACAAGGCCGGCGAACAGCTGATGCTGCCGGTCATGGTCATGATTGACGGCTTCATTCTTTCGCATACGATGGAACGTTTGCGGTTGCCGGAGGAGGAAGAAGTCGACCGCTATCTGCCCGCCTACCAGCCGCCCTACCGCCTTGACTGGGAAAAGCCTCTGACCTTCGGAGCCGCGGCACATCCGGATCTGTTTTATGAACTCAAGCAAACCCAGGCAGCAACCATGCAGGAAGCCTTTGCCGTCCTGCGACAATGCGAGACCGATTTCGCCCGACAATTTGGACGCCTTTACACTCCGGTGATGGGTTGTCCTGAAGGCGACGACGCCAGTGACTGCGTCATTATCTGCTGCGGCGCCATGACCGGAACGGCCCGGGTCGCGGTCGCTCGTCTAAAGGAAAACGGAGAGGCGGCGGCTCTTTATAAAATCCGCCTGGTCCGGCCTTTCCCCCAGGCGGAACTAAAGCTGAAACTGGCCGGCAAAAAGGAAATCATTGTTCTCAATCGAGCCTGTTCCTATGGCGTGGGCGGCACCTTGAGTCAGGAGATCAGAGCGGCGCTCTACGACCTTGAGAAGCGTCCCCTGATCAAGGATGTCATGATCAGCCTGGGCGGCAAGGAGGTTTTTCCGGAAACCATCATGAACATCGTCAGAAATCGAGCGCAGCTTTCATCCAGCGAATGTAACTGGCTCGCTTGACAAGAAGCAGGCCGGTGAAAAATCTCACCGGGGCAATCGTGAAGTCCCACAAACAACCTTTACCATGGTTGAAATTGTCCCGGCGGAATTTTTCGTCGTCTTCACTACGGTCGGATTGAATTAATTTTGTAATTATTCAGCCCCTTTGCAATTTCGAGAGTGAATAGTTACTTATTTTTATGCAGGTAGAATAAACATGCCGAAACTTGCCCCTTGCGATAATCTCTTCAGCCGAAATAGCGACTGGCACATCAGCTCCGCTGAATTCATGGCCAGTGGACACATGGCCTGCCCCGGCTGCGGAGCCTCCCTGAGCATGCGCCACGCGCTGAAGGTTCTGGGGGCGCAAACCATCGTCGTCATGCCGGCCTGTTGCTGGGCGATTATCGCCGGGGGACAGCCGACCACGGCCCTGTCCGTTCCCCTGTTACACACCCCGTTCGCCGTGGCCGCAGCGGCGGCCAGCGGGGTGCGCCGCGCCCTGCTCGCCCAACGGAAAAATGATGTCGAAGTGATGGTGTGGGCCGGCGACGGCGGGACTTTCGATATCGGCCTGCAAGGCATTTCCGGAGCGGCTGAACGACAGGAGGACATGATTTATGTCTGCTACGACAACGAAGCCTACATGAACACCGGAATTCAGCGGTCCTCGGCCACTCCGCACGGCGC
This region of Pseudomonadota bacterium genomic DNA includes:
- the porA gene encoding pyruvate ferredoxin oxidoreductase; translation: MRHGLPTRGYRDGGGSLSMQQEAILLGSDAVAHGVRLCRPEVISAYPITPQTHIIETLSEMVDRGDLHSEFIKVESEMSAIAAVLGSVSAGSRSFTASSSQGLAMMHEILHWYAGARLPLVLVNANRALGAPWNIWSDQSDSFSQRDTGWLQIYCETSQEALDSIVIAYKAGEQLMLPVMVMIDGFILSHTMERLRLPEEEEVDRYLPAYQPPYRLDWEKPLTFGAAAHPDLFYELKQTQAATMQEAFAVLRQCETDFARQFGRLYTPVMGCPEGDDASDCVIICCGAMTGTARVAVARLKENGEAAALYKIRLVRPFPQAELKLKLAGKKEIIVLNRACSYGVGGTLSQEIRAALYDLEKRPLIKDVMISLGGKEVFPETIMNIVRNRAQLSSSECNWLA
- a CDS encoding pyruvate ferredoxin oxidoreductase, with amino-acid sequence MQEIRFHGRGGQGAVIASRVLAQALFYEGLHAQSFPTFGAERRGAPVAAFVRADDHFINLRSQVTEPDFVVVMAARLIEAVSVTAGLKTTGIILINSDLEPKAAQKFHPGLQKLATEQIITINLSQIALEFGLGNQIMPLINAPVLGALARISRLVEPASLIKALPHFIPSRLDDNRQALLKAYTTVI
- a CDS encoding pyruvate synthase subunit beta, which encodes MPKLAPCDNLFSRNSDWHISSAEFMASGHMACPGCGASLSMRHALKVLGAQTIVVMPACCWAIIAGGQPTTALSVPLLHTPFAVAAAAASGVRRALLAQRKNDVEVMVWAGDGGTFDIGLQGISGAAERQEDMIYVCYDNEAYMNTGIQRSSATPHGAWTTTTPGGKKFAFGKKDILAIIRAHQPAYLASATIAYPEDFYAKFEKARQARGFRFLHLLAACPSGWKIDSQDALKVTRMAVDSGVFPLLEMEAGGGLRRTVKPEQPIPVKDYLKVQGRFNKMPAEEIAAWQKEIEAKEII
- a CDS encoding FAD-dependent oxidoreductase, which translates into the protein MNQLKYVTAIKNGDFTGLPISSTSTAVNLTGSWKFFRPRLAAKESPCRLACPLNIPIAAWLDDLQKNRPDLALRRLRDYNPLPAVTGRVCPHFCREACNRGDFDEAVRIGDLERYLGDLGLEHDYAPAPSPGKERVAVVGCGPAGLGAAVFLARRGIKVTIFEKGPAPGGLLRSAIPAYRLPREILERELAVLLRDLPLEIICNREIRATDRERLEREYDQVIWAPGLQVSRKDEAWPDDPRLTGALEMLAAINAGAAIGGDDFIIIGGGNAALDTARCLLRLGKKAEIIYRRKLAEMPAYAEEQRQAKEEGVVIHDETLVGKIDPTATKLRLSLHQARPDKNRINCGPWLRDIEVDGLIAAIGQGSDLEISGTHPVISAGDFAHGAASVAKALASGRRAAETVLRRLGRSFDDENQPGETAVVTSREQLHLDYFSHAPAISPQELAPRRRLDNFCEISQTLTAEQAAAENRRCFHCGICTACGICWFFCPDVAIAFDREAPDPNLRVLFDEDHCKGCGQCATVCPRGVIEMEEDH